The DNA segment CAGTTGCTGGATCCACTCGAACTGGTTCGCCAGGTGCGGCGAGCCCAGCAGTGCCATCATGTAGGCGCCCACCGCGTAGAACGCGATATAGCCCAGGTCAAGCAGGCCGGCAAAGCCCACCACGATGTTCAGGCCCAGCGCCAGCATGATGTACAGCAGCGCAAAGTCCAGCACGCGGACCCAGTAGTTGCCGCCCAGGGTCTGGACGATAAACGGCGCGCACAGCGCAATCACCAAAAAGCCAATCAGCGCGGCCAGGGTCTTGGTCGGAACCTTGGTCGGGGCCGCGACGGCGGCCGTGGATGGAATCGGGGTATTCATGGATTCGCTCTCCTCAGGCGCGGTCCGCCACGCGTTCGCCCATGATGCCGGACGGACGGAAGACGAGCACAGTGATCAGTACGATGAAAGCGAAGACGTCCTGGTAGTTCGAGCCGAACACACCACCGGTCAGGTCGCCGATATAGCCGGCACCCAGCGCCTCGATCAGGCCCAGCAGCATGCCGCCGACCATCGCGCCGGCAAGGTTGCCGATGCCGCCCAGCACTGCGGCGGTGAACGCCTTCAGGCCCGGGATAAAGCCCATGTAGAAGTGGGCGTTGCCGTAGTTGGTGGCCATCATCACGCCGGCCAGCGCGGCCAGCGTGGCGCCGATCATGAAGGTGGCGGAAATGACGAAGTTCGGGTTCACGCCCATCAGGCCGGCCACCTTCTGGTTCTCGGCGGTGGCGCGCATGGCGCGGCCGAGCTTGGTGCGGTTGACCAGCGCCAGCAGGCCGGACATGACCATCACGGCCAGGCCGATGATGACCATTTCCTTGCCGGTGATGGTGGCTCCGGTACCGCCGATATCGATCGGTTCCGACGGCAGCAGTTGCGGGAAGGTCAGCGGGTTGCGCGACCAGATCAGCATGCCCATCGTCTGCAGGATGATGGACACGCCGATCGCGGTAATCAGCGGGGCCAGCCGTGGCGCATTGCGCAAGGGCCGGTAAGCGATACGCTCAATCGAGTAAGACAGTACTGCACAGACCGGCATCGCAATCAATGTCGCGATCACCAGCGTCAGCCATTCGGGCAAGCCGGGGGCAAACTTCTGCAGACCAAGAATCGCTGACAGGGCGGTCAGCGCGCCGATCATCAGGACATCGCCGTGAGCGAAGTTGATGATCCCCAGAATGCCGTAGACCATGGTGTAGCCCAGTGCAATCAGCGCGTAGATACTGCCGAGCACCAGACCGTTCACGATCTGCTGGATAAAGATATCCATGAAAACTCCTGCTTCAGTCCCTTACCTGACGGCATGGTGTGGATGCCGGGGGGGACAATGATGTGGTGATGGGTAACGTT comes from the Cupriavidus sp. P-10 genome and includes:
- a CDS encoding branched-chain amino acid ABC transporter permease, whose translation is MDIFIQQIVNGLVLGSIYALIALGYTMVYGILGIINFAHGDVLMIGALTALSAILGLQKFAPGLPEWLTLVIATLIAMPVCAVLSYSIERIAYRPLRNAPRLAPLITAIGVSIILQTMGMLIWSRNPLTFPQLLPSEPIDIGGTGATITGKEMVIIGLAVMVMSGLLALVNRTKLGRAMRATAENQKVAGLMGVNPNFVISATFMIGATLAALAGVMMATNYGNAHFYMGFIPGLKAFTAAVLGGIGNLAGAMVGGMLLGLIEALGAGYIGDLTGGVFGSNYQDVFAFIVLITVLVFRPSGIMGERVADRA